The following coding sequences are from one Halorubrum sp. BOL3-1 window:
- a CDS encoding DUF6149 family protein, protein MKIQQNIRHWAAKKALTTPVLGDVANDRLVDLHTSIFLNKADEQRREERRDHLDSFFDATMDAYVAALEAGLPEAEAREITHVQANFDFFNHGWTEMMEIPGDELEAHYRRYEEFFSECGITIDDPLGEFRPTDGVVEAPETPERLDSPEYENALAGFADDVYVETDEGETVVGGGTEEPDEVDAATAPGLDEDEARA, encoded by the coding sequence ATGAAGATCCAGCAGAACATCCGCCACTGGGCCGCGAAGAAGGCGTTGACCACGCCGGTCCTCGGCGACGTCGCCAACGACAGGCTCGTCGACCTCCACACGAGTATCTTCCTCAACAAGGCGGACGAACAGCGCCGCGAGGAGCGCCGCGACCACCTCGACAGCTTCTTCGACGCGACGATGGACGCCTACGTCGCCGCCCTGGAGGCCGGGCTCCCGGAGGCGGAGGCCCGCGAGATCACCCACGTCCAGGCGAACTTCGACTTCTTCAACCACGGGTGGACGGAGATGATGGAGATTCCCGGCGACGAGCTGGAGGCCCACTACCGGCGGTACGAGGAGTTCTTCTCCGAGTGCGGGATCACGATCGACGACCCGTTGGGCGAGTTCCGTCCGACCGATGGCGTCGTCGAGGCCCCCGAGACGCCCGAGCGGCTCGATTCCCCGGAGTACGAGAACGCGCTGGCGGGCTTCGCGGACGACGTGTACGTCGAGACCGACGAGGGCGAGACCGTCGTCGGCGGCGGCACGGAGGAGCCGGACGAGGTCGACGCCGCGACCGCGCCCGGACTCGACGAGGACGAGGCGAGGGCCTGA